A region of Moorena producens PAL-8-15-08-1 DNA encodes the following proteins:
- a CDS encoding NB-ARC domain-containing protein, whose amino-acid sequence MPSLQASRQGRLTIKQYRNRKGWTIEDHRWLVEASKILNPDIDWASSEYGLQEIYAPGVSLATWKRFLQGKPINAQVFQVFCQVLGLNWEYVIENSLPKSSIQKTTSKIPSNRVDWSAAPDVPVFFGRTEELATLVQWIVQDRCRVVAILGMGGIGKTGLSLKLGKGGIGKTDQSLKLAHGIQDEFEYVIWRSLLNAPPIIKILEELIKFLSNQVESDLPDTLDAQLSRLLHYLREHRCLLILDNVESILQGGEKPGQYREGYEQYEQLFRQIGEVSHQSCLLITSREKPHAIARLEGKTRPVRCLELSGFDVSDGKKIFNSIASFSGSDQQWQELIEFYNGNPLSLEIVAKHIDEVFLGNIGEFLTEGKPVFDDFREVLTWHFEHLSDHEQDILYWLAINREAVSLGQLREDILSPVAKQQLPVTLQSLQRRLPLEKSSAGFTLQPVLIEFMTEKVIEQVSQEILTDKIALFNSHCLLKALAKQYIREAQSRLLLKPVIDRIIASFSSQVYLEETLNCSLSKIREKLGPRVGYAPGNILNLLCQLKTDLRGYDFSNLTIWQAYLQGVELLDVNFANATIAKSVFTQPFGSILSVAFSPDSQLLAAGDSMGKIHLWQIADSQYHLTLKGHTSWVWSLAFTRLDDGNSEETQILASSCEDQTVRLWDIATSQCLHTLRGHRSRIWSIAFSGDGTIVASASGDNTVRIWDVSSGECLNILSEHSQTVRAVACSPNGAILASGSEDKTIKLWDSDTGECLSTLQGHSQQVRSVAFSPDGTTLASSSDDKTVRLWNLSTGECLEILRGHTKSIRSIGFSKDGTTLASSSDDKTVRLWNLSTGECLNKLYGHTNGVWSLAFSPDGVTLASGSDDQTVRLWNINTGQCLNTFRGYTNGVWSIAFSPDGTTLASGSEDQTVRLWDVRTGECLDTLRGHTNLIFSVGFSRDGTILVSGSKDQTLRLWDISTGECINTFHGPKWVLSVAFSPNGAILASGHNDDRVRVWDISTGECFQTLLGHTDLVWSVAFSPDGTIIASGSEDKTVKLWDVDTGDCLSNLQGHRNIIKSVVFSGNGRILASGCEDHTLRLWDVGTGECLNTLRGHTHRLRSVAFSPNSKLIASGSYDKTCKLWDVGTGECLKTLHGHTNVVWSVAFSRDGLMLASSSNDGTIRFWDIETGQCIKTLRVPRPYEGMNIAGVTGLTKATMTSLKALGAVD is encoded by the coding sequence TTGCCATCTTTACAAGCGTCTCGACAGGGAAGACTAACAATTAAACAGTATCGAAACCGAAAGGGATGGACGATAGAGGATCACAGATGGCTGGTCGAGGCGAGTAAGATCTTAAATCCAGATATCGACTGGGCATCCTCGGAGTATGGGTTGCAAGAAATCTATGCTCCTGGTGTCTCCCTAGCTACTTGGAAACGCTTCTTGCAAGGAAAACCGATTAATGCCCAAGTTTTCCAGGTATTTTGCCAAGTTTTAGGACTTAACTGGGAATATGTGATTGAGAACAGCCTCCCTAAGTCCTCAATCCAGAAGACAACCAGTAAAATCCCCTCAAATCGAGTAGATTGGTCAGCAGCGCCGGATGTGCCAGTTTTCTTTGGACGTACCGAAGAATTAGCTACCTTAGTGCAATGGATTGTCCAGGATCGTTGCCGAGTGGTGGCAATTTTAGGAATGGGTGGAATTGGCAAAACTGGACTCTCCTTGAAGCTAGGTAAGGGTGGAATTGGCAAAACTGATCAGTCCCTCAAGCTAGCCCATGGCATTCAGGATGAGTTTGAGTATGTGATTTGGCGATCGCTACTTAATGCTCCTCCCATTATCAAAATTCTCGAAGAGCTGATCAAATTTCTCTCCAACCAGGTAGAAAGCGATTTACCAGACACCCTAGATGCTCAACTATCACGACTACTTCACTATTTGCGTGAGCATCGCTGTTTGCTAATCCTGGATAATGTGGAATCAATTCTACAAGGTGGTGAGAAGCCTGGGCAATATCGAGAAGGATATGAGCAGTATGAGCAACTGTTCCGACAAATTGGAGAAGTCTCCCATCAAAGCTGCTTGTTGATCACCAGCCGAGAGAAGCCCCACGCCATTGCCAGACTTGAAGGCAAAACACGACCGGTTCGTTGTCTGGAATTAAGCGGTTTTGATGTTTCAGATGGCAAAAAAATATTTAATTCCATTGCCTCATTCTCTGGTTCAGATCAGCAATGGCAAGAACTGATTGAGTTTTACAACGGTAATCCTTTATCCCTAGAAATTGTTGCCAAGCATATTGATGAAGTATTTTTGGGGAATATTGGCGAATTTTTAACAGAAGGAAAACCAGTCTTCGATGACTTTCGTGAAGTGTTAACCTGGCACTTTGAGCACTTGTCAGACCACGAACAGGACATTCTGTACTGGTTGGCAATTAATCGGGAAGCAGTTTCCCTTGGCCAACTCCGAGAGGATATCCTCTCACCAGTCGCTAAACAACAGTTACCAGTAACACTGCAATCCCTGCAAAGACGTTTACCTTTGGAAAAAAGTTCAGCAGGCTTTACCCTGCAACCTGTGCTGATCGAGTTCATGACTGAGAAAGTCATTGAGCAGGTTAGTCAGGAAATACTAACCGATAAAATAGCTCTATTTAATTCTCATTGTTTGCTAAAGGCTTTGGCAAAACAGTACATTCGTGAAGCTCAATCCCGTCTGCTACTCAAACCAGTAATCGACCGGATAATCGCTAGTTTTAGTAGTCAAGTTTATCTGGAAGAAACCCTAAATTGTAGTCTTTCAAAGATAAGAGAAAAATTGGGGCCAAGGGTAGGCTATGCCCCCGGTAATATCCTTAATCTGCTATGCCAACTTAAAACTGATTTAAGGGGTTATGATTTTTCTAATCTCACTATTTGGCAAGCTTACCTTCAGGGGGTAGAGTTGCTAGATGTAAACTTCGCTAATGCTACCATCGCTAAATCAGTTTTTACTCAACCTTTTGGTAGTATTTTGTCAGTAGCATTTAGCCCCGATAGCCAGCTTTTGGCTGCAGGTGATAGCATGGGCAAGATTCATCTGTGGCAAATTGCTGATAGTCAATACCACTTAACCTTGAAGGGACACACCAGTTGGGTATGGTCTTTGGCCTTTACTAGGCTAGATGATGGTAACAGTGAAGAGACTCAGATTTTGGCTAGTAGCTGTGAAGATCAAACCGTCAGGCTCTGGGATATTGCTACCAGTCAATGCCTCCACACCTTGCGAGGACATAGGAGTAGAATATGGTCAATTGCTTTCAGTGGAGATGGCACAATTGTTGCTAGTGCCAGTGGCGATAACACCGTTAGAATCTGGGATGTTAGTAGCGGTGAATGCTTGAACATCTTGTCAGAGCACTCCCAGACCGTAAGAGCCGTAGCTTGTAGTCCCAATGGTGCCATTCTCGCTAGTGGCAGTGAAGATAAAACTATCAAACTCTGGGACTCTGATACAGGTGAATGCCTCAGCACCTTACAAGGACACTCTCAGCAGGTCAGGTCAGTGGCTTTCAGCCCCGATGGCACCACCCTCGCCAGTAGTAGTGATGACAAAACCGTAAGGCTATGGAATCTTAGCACCGGTGAATGCCTTGAGATTCTGCGGGGACATACAAAAAGCATACGGTCAATTGGCTTTAGTAAAGATGGCACCACTCTCGCCAGTAGTAGTGATGACAAAACCGTAAGGCTATGGAATCTTAGCACCGGTGAATGTCTCAATAAGTTGTACGGACATACTAATGGTGTATGGTCATTGGCTTTTAGTCCAGATGGCGTAACCTTAGCAAGTGGTAGTGATGACCAAACCGTAAGGCTATGGAATATTAACACTGGTCAATGCCTCAACACCTTTCGAGGATATACCAATGGCGTATGGTCTATTGCTTTCAGTCCAGATGGGACAACCCTCGCCAGTGGCAGTGAAGACCAAACCGTCAGACTTTGGGATGTTCGTACCGGTGAATGCCTCGATACCTTACGAGGACATACCAATTTGATATTTTCTGTTGGCTTCAGTCGAGATGGTACAATCCTAGTCAGTGGCTCTAAAGACCAAACCCTCAGACTCTGGGATATTAGCACTGGTGAATGCATCAATACCTTCCACGGACCGAAGTGGGTACTTTCAGTGGCTTTTAGTCCCAATGGAGCTATCTTAGCCAGTGGTCATAATGACGATAGGGTAAGAGTCTGGGATATTAGCACCGGTGAGTGTTTCCAGACCTTATTAGGACACACAGATTTGGTCTGGTCAGTGGCTTTCAGTCCAGATGGCACAATTATTGCTAGTGGCAGTGAAGACAAAACCGTTAAACTCTGGGATGTTGACACCGGTGACTGTTTGAGTAATTTGCAGGGACACCGGAATATAATCAAGTCCGTTGTGTTTAGTGGAAATGGCAGAATTCTCGCTAGTGGCTGTGAAGACCACACTCTAAGGCTCTGGGATGTTGGCACTGGTGAATGTCTCAACACGTTGCGGGGACACACCCATCGCTTACGCTCAGTGGCTTTCAGCCCTAATAGTAAACTAATCGCTAGTGGTAGTTATGATAAAACCTGTAAGCTCTGGGATGTTGGGACAGGTGAATGTTTAAAAACTCTCCATGGCCATACTAATGTGGTATGGTCTGTTGCTTTCAGTCGAGATGGTTTAATGCTGGCCAGTAGCAGCAACGATGGCACAATTAGGTTTTGGGATATTGAGACGGGTCAATGTATCAAAACCCTGAGAGTCCCTAGACCCTATGAGGGGATGAATATAGCTGGTGTTACTGGTTTAACAAAAGCAACAATGACGTCCCTGAAAGCGTTGGGAGCAGTGGATTAG
- a CDS encoding helix-turn-helix transcriptional regulator, whose product MAQTRSEPPLLIQAILEGFVDGVLILTTNQDWFHANECGRRMCSKITQGRSQINSIPDPIWRVCESLIDSREWFCDRKLIIEAEIKVDKSVNFRVRVRWLTLELSPEPYLLVTLEDQSQSSQNSASTDALKYGLTPREQEIWSLKKANLTYREIAQQLFISINTVKKHLKNIYAKQKY is encoded by the coding sequence ATGGCACAAACAAGGTCAGAACCCCCATTACTGATCCAAGCAATCCTTGAGGGATTTGTGGATGGTGTGCTGATTCTAACTACTAACCAAGATTGGTTTCATGCCAATGAGTGTGGACGTCGAATGTGTTCTAAAATCACTCAAGGTAGGTCACAGATAAATTCTATCCCTGATCCAATTTGGCGAGTTTGCGAATCATTAATTGATAGTCGTGAGTGGTTTTGCGATCGCAAACTAATTATCGAAGCTGAAATTAAAGTAGATAAGTCAGTTAACTTTCGGGTTAGGGTTAGATGGTTAACGTTAGAATTATCCCCAGAACCTTACCTTTTAGTCACCCTAGAAGATCAAAGTCAATCTTCTCAAAATTCCGCTAGCACTGATGCGCTCAAATATGGGTTAACGCCTCGCGAACAGGAAATTTGGTCACTTAAAAAAGCCAACTTGACTTACAGAGAAATTGCCCAGCAGCTATTTATCAGCATCAATACGGTGAAGAAGCACTTAAAAAATATTTACGCTAAACAAAAATACTGA
- a CDS encoding helix-turn-helix domain-containing protein, which produces MSNQENQKNKELNEWIKRNPDSRELKRALAVKFVIDGWNYQSISEALNVSKSFISKWKKRFNTAGIEGLKLSYKGGKGYLNKKEKQEVIDWLQKQSDWSLYELKFYLVDKYNVSFKSLSSYYYLLAEAKNNLQKTKKNHPDQEKLLDNLLHCLGASHI; this is translated from the coding sequence ATGTCAAATCAAGAAAATCAAAAAAATAAAGAGTTAAATGAGTGGATTAAGAGGAATCCAGATTCAAGAGAATTAAAAAGAGCGCTGGCTGTAAAATTTGTCATAGATGGCTGGAACTATCAATCAATATCCGAAGCTTTAAATGTATCAAAAAGCTTTATTAGTAAATGGAAGAAACGATTTAATACAGCGGGAATAGAAGGATTAAAATTATCTTATAAAGGGGGAAAGGGCTATTTGAATAAAAAAGAAAAACAAGAAGTTATTGATTGGCTACAAAAACAATCTGACTGGAGTTTATATGAATTAAAATTTTATTTAGTTGATAAATATAATGTAAGTTTCAAGTCTCTAAGTAGTTATTATTACTTGCTAGCAGAAGCCAAGAATAATTTACAAAAAACAAAAAAAAATCATCCTGATCAAGAAAAACTATTGGATAACTTGCTGCATTGCTTGGGTGCATCTCATATTTGA
- a CDS encoding DNA polymerase beta superfamily protein: protein MNPNLILPVGTQVVTRVAAKNSAGETLCVPGAVGVIVKAPTDNSHGYRVRLPNDREVTLRRHEFSIRKHFQKEGLQLSEDLLTELNLYDHVIYRCVVGSRAFGLDDENSDTDRRGIYLPPAVVHWSLYGIPEQLENHETQECYWELQKFIILALKANPNVLECLYTPLVETATPLAEELLAIRDIFLSKLVYQTYNGYVMSQFKKMEQDFRTKGAVRLKHAMHLIRLLLSGITVLKEGFVPVKVEAYRQQLLAIRRDEMPWEEVTAWRLSLHQEFDAAFANTNLPERPDYEAANGFLIKARQSRVYSKGNRE from the coding sequence ATGAATCCTAACCTAATCTTGCCAGTTGGTACCCAAGTTGTAACTCGTGTGGCTGCTAAAAACTCTGCGGGTGAAACATTATGTGTACCAGGAGCAGTCGGTGTAATAGTAAAAGCACCAACAGATAATTCCCATGGGTATCGGGTGCGTTTGCCTAATGATAGGGAAGTTACTCTACGTCGCCATGAATTTAGTATTCGTAAACACTTCCAAAAAGAAGGGTTACAGCTCTCGGAAGACTTACTCACAGAGTTAAATTTATATGATCATGTTATCTACCGCTGTGTAGTAGGGTCGAGAGCATTTGGTCTGGATGATGAAAACTCTGATACAGACAGACGGGGTATTTACCTGCCACCAGCTGTGGTTCACTGGTCTTTGTATGGAATTCCGGAACAGTTAGAAAACCACGAGACTCAAGAGTGCTACTGGGAGCTTCAAAAGTTTATCATTTTGGCACTGAAGGCTAATCCAAATGTGTTGGAATGTCTCTACACACCACTAGTGGAAACAGCCACTCCCCTAGCCGAGGAATTGCTAGCTATTCGAGATATTTTTCTGTCTAAGTTGGTTTACCAAACCTATAATGGGTATGTGATGTCCCAATTTAAGAAAATGGAGCAAGATTTTCGGACTAAAGGAGCAGTTCGATTAAAACATGCTATGCACTTAATCCGTTTATTGCTCTCAGGTATCACAGTCTTGAAAGAGGGATTTGTACCAGTGAAAGTTGAGGCGTATCGGCAACAACTCCTAGCCATCCGTCGGGATGAAATGCCATGGGAAGAGGTGACGGCTTGGCGATTGAGCTTACATCAAGAGTTTGATGCTGCTTTTGCTAACACCAATTTGCCAGAACGTCCGGATTATGAAGCAGCTAATGGGTTTTTGATTAAAGCACGTCAAAGTAGGGTTTATAGCAAAGGGAACAGGGAGTAG
- a CDS encoding DNA polymerase beta superfamily protein, giving the protein MNFNQTLLTVISTQPHPLLFATLSGAHLYGFPSPDSDYDLRGSHILPVQKVIGLEPGPETIEVSEIRDSIELDLVTHDIKKFFEMLLKKNGYVLEQLYSPLVIHTTPEHEELKAIAKQCITRYHAHHYLGFSRTQWKLFQKMSPCRVKPLLYVYRVLLTGIHLMKTGEIEANLVKLNEVFQLPYIPDLIARKLAGAEKSVLEDTNLDFHEGESSRLQSKLEEASESSWLPEAPSAKDALNDLLCRLRMANLN; this is encoded by the coding sequence ATGAATTTCAACCAAACACTACTAACTGTAATTTCTACTCAACCCCATCCACTGTTATTTGCTACCCTCAGTGGAGCGCATTTGTATGGTTTCCCTTCACCAGATTCTGATTATGATTTGCGTGGGAGTCACATTCTGCCAGTGCAGAAGGTTATAGGACTAGAGCCGGGACCGGAAACGATTGAAGTTTCGGAAATTCGGGATTCCATAGAACTGGATCTAGTCACTCACGATATCAAAAAGTTCTTTGAGATGCTGCTGAAAAAGAATGGTTATGTCCTAGAACAGCTGTACTCACCCCTAGTTATTCACACTACACCGGAGCATGAGGAATTAAAAGCGATCGCAAAACAATGCATTACTCGCTACCATGCCCATCATTATCTAGGATTTTCCCGAACTCAATGGAAACTGTTTCAAAAGATGAGTCCATGTCGTGTCAAACCCTTGCTTTATGTCTATCGGGTGCTGTTGACTGGTATCCATTTAATGAAAACTGGGGAAATAGAGGCTAACTTGGTTAAGCTGAATGAGGTGTTCCAGTTACCTTATATTCCAGATTTAATTGCTCGAAAGCTAGCAGGAGCAGAAAAGTCTGTATTGGAAGATACAAATTTGGACTTTCATGAGGGAGAATCTAGTCGTCTACAGAGTAAATTAGAGGAAGCATCTGAGTCTAGTTGGTTACCAGAAGCACCATCAGCTAAGGATGCTTTGAATGATTTGCTCTGTAGATTGAGAATGGCAAATTTAAATTAA
- a CDS encoding Uma2 family endonuclease: protein MTALILNIAPTIKLTDQQFFQLCQDNRDLRLESTSKGELIIMPPTGWKSGNRNSRLTQRLGNWADSDGTGLAFDSSTGFRLSNGANRSPDASWVRRERLEALNPDPAKFLPMAPDFVMELRSANDSLKTLQEKMQEYMDCGVRLGWLIDPQNQQVTIYRQRQDREVLESPSSLSGEDVLPGFVLDLAQILS from the coding sequence ATGACTGCTCTTATTCTCAACATAGCTCCCACCATTAAACTAACTGATCAACAGTTCTTCCAACTCTGTCAGGACAATAGAGATTTACGTCTTGAGAGTACCAGCAAGGGAGAACTAATTATCATGCCACCAACGGGATGGAAAAGCGGAAACCGGAATAGCCGACTGACTCAACGTTTGGGCAATTGGGCTGATAGTGATGGAACTGGATTAGCGTTTGATTCCTCAACGGGGTTTAGGCTTTCTAATGGTGCCAATCGTTCTCCTGATGCCTCCTGGGTAAGGCGAGAAAGATTAGAAGCCCTTAATCCAGATCCTGCTAAATTCTTACCAATGGCTCCTGATTTTGTAATGGAACTCCGCTCTGCTAATGACAGCCTCAAGACGTTGCAGGAAAAAATGCAAGAGTACATGGACTGTGGTGTACGTCTAGGTTGGCTAATTGACCCTCAAAATCAACAGGTAACAATTTATCGCCAAAGGCAGGATAGGGAGGTTTTGGAATCCCCGAGCAGCTTGTCAGGAGAGGATGTGTTGCCTGGATTTGTACTAGATTTGGCACAAATTTTGAGCTAA
- a CDS encoding SDR family NAD(P)-dependent oxidoreductase, with protein sequence MFIDGINNANALIIGSNGGIGLAFVKQLLQDDRFTKIYGTYRHRDSSSELIALENNYPNRLVSLSMDITDELQVSEAIKQISVEIDKLHLVINCVGLLHDGSLQPEKSLKQINSEHLMRYFQVNSIGAVLLAKHLLPLFRHSDRSIFASISAKIGSIGDNQLGGWYGYRASKAALNMFMRTVAIEYSRKSPQTIVVTLHPGTTNTRLSKPFQKNVPADKLFPVERTVTQLLGVIEKLDKGDSGKFFSWDGSKLPW encoded by the coding sequence ATGTTTATAGATGGAATTAACAATGCCAATGCCTTAATTATCGGTTCCAATGGAGGTATTGGTCTGGCGTTTGTCAAACAGTTGCTGCAAGATGACAGATTTACCAAGATTTATGGTACTTATCGTCACCGTGACTCTAGTTCGGAATTAATTGCCCTTGAAAACAACTATCCTAATCGATTAGTTTCTCTATCGATGGATATTACCGATGAGTTGCAAGTATCTGAAGCTATCAAACAAATCAGTGTAGAGATAGACAAACTCCATTTAGTGATTAATTGTGTTGGATTGCTTCATGACGGCAGCTTACAACCAGAAAAAAGCCTGAAACAGATTAATTCAGAACACTTGATGCGTTACTTCCAGGTTAACAGTATTGGAGCAGTGCTGCTGGCTAAACATCTTTTACCATTATTCCGTCATAGCGATCGCAGTATTTTTGCTAGCATTTCTGCAAAAATTGGCAGTATTGGTGATAACCAACTGGGAGGATGGTATGGCTATCGAGCATCGAAAGCAGCCTTAAATATGTTTATGCGAACGGTGGCAATTGAATATAGTAGAAAAAGTCCTCAAACTATCGTTGTCACGTTACATCCTGGTACAACCAATACGCGACTGTCTAAACCCTTTCAAAAAAATGTACCTGCTGATAAGTTATTCCCAGTAGAGCGTACTGTTACTCAACTACTGGGGGTAATCGAAAAGCTGGATAAAGGGGATAGTGGAAAGTTTTTCTCCTGGGATGGAAGCAAGTTACCTTGGTAA
- the gcvT gene encoding glycine cleavage system aminomethyltransferase GcvT codes for MANSPGSPESQSETPKLARTPLFDQVVAQNARLTAFAGWEMPVQFSGLKKEHAAVRTAVGIFDISHMGKFAFHGKQLREQLQSLVPSDLTRLQPGQAQYTVLLNPNGGIIDDIIFYYQGEEESGEQRGMMIVNGATCTKDKDWLLAHLDTDLVTLQDLSTSKVLIAVQGPLAISHLQPFVKEALAPVKAFGHLEATVLGKPAFIARTGYTGEDGFELMLDPDVGIELWLTLLESGVTPCGLGARDTLRLEAAMALYGQDIDDTTTPLEAGLGWLVHLDSKGDFIGRSVLEQQKATGIERKLVGIQMQGRQIARHGYPVLADGEVVGVVTSGTLAPTLGNAIALAYVPRKLGKVGQQLEVEIRGKSYPAVVVKKPFYRSENRPSAK; via the coding sequence GTGGCAAATTCCCCAGGATCTCCAGAGTCTCAATCCGAAACCCCTAAATTGGCTCGCACTCCCCTATTTGATCAGGTGGTAGCACAAAATGCCCGCTTGACAGCTTTTGCGGGTTGGGAAATGCCAGTACAATTTAGCGGATTGAAAAAAGAACATGCTGCAGTACGAACTGCTGTCGGAATTTTCGACATCTCCCATATGGGTAAGTTTGCTTTTCATGGTAAGCAACTACGGGAGCAATTGCAGTCTCTAGTACCTTCAGATTTAACCCGCTTGCAACCAGGTCAAGCTCAATACACGGTGTTGTTAAATCCGAATGGTGGCATCATTGATGACATTATCTTCTACTACCAAGGTGAGGAGGAGTCTGGGGAGCAGCGGGGGATGATGATTGTTAATGGAGCAACCTGCACCAAAGACAAAGACTGGTTGTTAGCTCACCTGGATACTGATTTAGTTACCTTACAAGACCTTTCAACATCCAAAGTGTTGATCGCAGTACAGGGACCATTAGCAATATCACATCTTCAGCCATTTGTCAAAGAAGCCTTAGCACCAGTCAAAGCGTTTGGACATCTAGAGGCAACGGTGTTGGGAAAACCGGCATTTATTGCTAGAACGGGTTACACGGGGGAAGATGGATTTGAGCTGATGCTAGACCCAGATGTGGGAATAGAGCTGTGGCTGACACTTTTAGAGTCTGGTGTGACTCCCTGTGGTTTAGGTGCCAGAGATACCCTGCGCCTAGAAGCGGCAATGGCACTCTACGGACAAGATATTGATGATACCACTACACCCTTAGAAGCTGGGTTAGGTTGGCTAGTGCATCTTGATAGCAAAGGAGACTTCATCGGACGCTCGGTGCTAGAGCAACAAAAAGCAACGGGGATCGAACGCAAGCTAGTTGGGATCCAGATGCAAGGACGGCAGATTGCTCGCCATGGTTACCCAGTGCTAGCTGATGGTGAGGTGGTAGGAGTTGTCACTAGCGGTACATTAGCACCAACCTTAGGAAATGCGATCGCACTAGCCTATGTTCCCAGAAAGTTGGGCAAAGTTGGACAGCAGCTGGAAGTAGAAATCCGGGGTAAATCCTATCCAGCCGTTGTGGTCAAGAAGCCTTTTTATCGCTCTGAAAATCGTCCATCGGCAAAGTAA
- a CDS encoding DUF4079 domain-containing protein — translation MNLPSFLWLWKIAAWSMGLSLFAYVLLAITGSIAFYQRHSGRPRPTWLRPLHYIIGWIMVALVLVLLGIGLVGTIGHYGNLGHSAHLIAGWSVVALVLLSAFSATQISPRQPLAKAVHVATNIALLVGFTWVSLTGWEVVQKYIRH, via the coding sequence GTGAATCTCCCTTCTTTTCTCTGGCTCTGGAAAATTGCTGCTTGGTCAATGGGTTTATCCCTCTTTGCCTATGTACTCCTGGCAATCACCGGCAGCATTGCCTTTTATCAACGTCACTCCGGACGTCCACGACCGACTTGGTTACGCCCTCTGCACTACATCATTGGCTGGATCATGGTCGCTCTAGTCTTGGTTCTGCTGGGAATTGGTTTAGTAGGGACCATCGGCCATTACGGTAATCTAGGTCATTCAGCCCACTTAATTGCTGGATGGTCTGTGGTAGCACTGGTGTTGCTCTCAGCCTTTAGTGCTACCCAAATAAGTCCTCGACAACCCTTAGCAAAGGCTGTTCACGTTGCTACTAACATTGCTTTGCTAGTGGGATTTACCTGGGTTTCCCTGACTGGTTGGGAAGTTGTCCAGAAATATATTAGGCATTAG
- a CDS encoding DUF1830 domain-containing protein, with the protein MTQIFDPVPSDSQDSLLCCYVNATSQIQIARITNIPNWYFERVVFPGQRLVFEAPPQALLEIHTGMMASSILSDTIPCDRLLVSQSANAYGYAVSAESAKPADIKAHPETVDSERVLTEKLPTLVSAV; encoded by the coding sequence ATGACACAAATTTTTGATCCTGTTCCTTCAGATAGCCAGGATTCGCTTCTGTGCTGCTATGTGAATGCCACTAGCCAGATCCAGATTGCTAGAATAACTAATATACCTAACTGGTACTTTGAAAGAGTTGTTTTCCCAGGGCAGCGCTTAGTTTTTGAAGCACCGCCACAGGCTCTTCTAGAAATACATACAGGGATGATGGCAAGTTCTATTCTCTCAGATACCATCCCTTGTGACCGCTTATTGGTTAGCCAAAGTGCTAATGCTTATGGCTATGCTGTTTCCGCCGAATCAGCCAAACCTGCGGATATCAAAGCACATCCAGAAACAGTTGATAGTGAAAGAGTTTTAACTGAAAAATTGCCTACGCTCGTTAGCGCGGTCTAG